The region ACCCACGATGCCGATCTTCGCACCCTGGTAGAACTGCAGGTTGATATTGCTCAGCACCGGCTTCTGGGCACCGGGGAAAGACTTGGTCATGTTCTTCATGACAAAGGCGTATTGCGCGGACATCGGAGGCGATCCTTCGGGGTAATTCGGGTGAACGGGATTTGCCCGCGCAGATAGGGACTGAAGGCGCTTCGGGCAAGCGCGCGGTGGCGCCGGCGGGCCGGTTTTGTGCGGTGACCGGCCTTCCGCTCCATTTTCGCCGAAAATTCAACGGGTGGTTAACCTTGACCGGTTAGGACGCGGTTCGGGAACTTGGACGGGGATATGCAAAGCCAGATCGTAGGACTTGTTACGCCGCTGATGGCGCTGGTCTTTGTGGCCGTCTTCCTGCTGCTGTGGTGGCGCGGGCAGATGGGTAACCACGTGCTCGGCTTTGCCGGTTCCTACGCGTTCTTCGCGATCGGCTTTACCGTCACCCACGTTTTCGACGTGACGTCGCCCTACCTGTTCCACTCCACCCAGCTGTTTTACACGCTCGGCACCGTCAGCGTGATCTGGGGCGCGGTAACCCGCGTCGGCCAGGAAACACCATTCGGTGCCCTCGCGCTCGTCTATGCGATTTCGGCAGCGACGCTCGCGGTTTCCGTCGGCGTATCGAGCGACGTGGCGCCGCGCCTCTACATCGTGAATACCGGCTACGGCATCATGTTCACGCTCGGCGCGATGGCCCTGGTGCGCTCGCGCCGGCGTGAGTTGTTCGACACGTTGGTGATCATCTTCTTCGCGCTGAGCGCGATCAATTTCTTCGTCCGTCCGGTCCTGACGCTGCTGATCGAGCAGAATATCCCGGCCGCCGATTACCGGGAATCGATCTACTACTCGGTGCTCAACCTTGCGCTCACGATCATGTCGCTGGTCACCGCGATTACGCTGTTCGGGGCCTGCGTTTCGGACCTCCTTGGATCGGTGAAAGACCGTGCCAATCGCGACGGCCTGACCGGTCTCAGGAACCGCCAGTCTTTCGAGCACGAAGTCCAGCTCAAGATGGAGCGGGCCAGGAACGCGAATGTCCCGCTTGCTCTTGTCGTCGCCGATATCGACCACTTCAAGCAGGTCAACGACCTGTGGGGCCACCAGACCGGCGACAGCGCCATCGCGCAATTCGGGCGCCTGATCGAAGGGCAGATCCGCGATGCCGACATTTCGGGCCGCATCGGCGGCGAGGAATTCTGCATTCTCGTGTGGAACTGCGACGAACAGGCCGCCGAGCGCCTTGCAACGCGCATTCGCAAGATTTTCGCCATCGAGCAGATCGACGGCATGCCCAAGCACATGCGCCTGACCGCCAGCTTCGGTGTTGCAGGGCTGCAGCCAGGCGAACGCTATCCGGGCTGGTTCGCCCGCGCCGACGAAGCGCTCTACGCCGCCAAGGAAGGCGGGCGCGACATGGTCGTGGCTGCATCCGACGAACGTGTTGCCGATCTGGAAGACGGGGACTCGGTTCCGGCATGGGTGGCAGCGGCCTAGGCCCACCTATCTGCGCGCTGGACAGGTTCCACGCGCGCCGATAGCAAGCCTCGCCATGAACAAGTCGCTGCTCGCGCTCACCGCGCTTTCGCTTTCCCTCGCCGCCACCACGACCGCACAGGCTGACGATCATGGCTCGATGACGCTCGAGCAAATGGCCAATGCCGCGCTCACGCAGGATACGATCGCGTGGGACTTCGTCGAGGGGATCACGACCGAGGTCGGCCCGCGCCAGGCGGGGACCGAGGCGGAAAAGCGCGGCCGCGACTGGGCGGTCGCATGGCTCAAGGAGCAGGGCTTCCGGAACGTTGCCGACGAGCCGTTCGAGATGGAAACCTGGGTCCCGGGCGACCTGCACAAGGCGGAAATCCTCAGCCCGTTCCCGCAGCCGCTGGTCGTCCAGCCGCTCGGCGGAACGGCGTCTACCGGCCCTGACGGCATCACCGCAGAGGTGGTCTATTTCCGCAATGTCGCCGAGCTCATGGCAGCTCCCGATGGCAGTCTCGCAGGCAAGATCGCGTTCATCTCGCACAGCATGACGCCGACGCAGGACGGCTCGCAATACGGCTTTGCCGGTCCGGCCCGCTGGGTCGGTTCGGGCATAGCGGCGAGCAAGGGGGCGGTTGCGACCGTGATCAAGTCGGTCGGCACCGACTACCACCGCAATCCGCACACTGGCGGGGCGGGCTTCCCGGAAGGTGTCGCGCCGACCCCCGCTGGTGCGCTCTCGCTGCCCGATGCGGCCAATCTCGAGCGCATGTTCGCGCGGGCCGATGGCCAGCCGATCACCATGAAACTGACGCTGACCCCGCAGCAGCTCGGCACGACGCTGAGCGGCAATGTGGTGGGCGAGATCGTCGGGCGCGATCCCTCGCTCCCGCCGGTCCTGATCGCATGTCACATCGACAGCTGGTGGAACGGAACCGGCGCGTTCGACGATGGCGCGGGCTGCGGCATCGTTTCGGCAGCCGCGCTCCACGTGTCGCACACCGGCCAGCCGCTGCGCACCATTCGCGTGCTGATGGCGGGCGCTGAGGAAACCGGCCTGTGGGGCTCGAAAGCCTACAGTGCCGCGCATATCGACGAGCCGATCGCCGTCGGCCTCGAAAGCGATTTCGGTGCGGACCGCATCTGGCGCTTCGAAAGCAATTTCCGCGAGAGCAACCCGGAACTGCACGCAAAGCTGGCAGCAGCGGTTGCGCGCTTCGGTGTGGCAAACTCGACCAATGTCGCGAGCGGCGGGGCGGACATCAACATCGCGCGCGACCAGGGCACGGCGATCATCGACCTGCAGCAGGACGGCACGCGCTATTTCGACTTGCACCACACGCCGGACGACACGCTCGACAAGATCGATCCGGTCCAGCTGCGCCAGAATGTCGCGGTGTGGACGCAGGTCGTCGGCATCCTCGCCAACGAGCCGGGGCCGATCAAACCTGCGGAGTGATTTCCTGCGCTTCGGGCAAGTCGCGCGAAACGAGGCGCGGCAGGAGTGCGATCTGAAGCACCGCCCGGACCAACAGAAACAGGCTGAACGAGAGCCACAGCCCGTGGTTGCCGAGCGGCCAGGTCAACCATAGCGCGAGCGCGAAGACGATCGCCGAACCAGCCATCGAGATGAGCAGCGCGCGCGTCCAGCTCGCGCCGACGAATATCCCGTCGAACACGAAGCCCGCGACCCCGGCGAAGGGAATCACCAGCAGCCATGGGGCGACATCGATTGCCGCCTGCGCCACATTATCGGTCGCGGCGAAACTGCGGAGCACTGGCTCTGCGAGCCAGAAATAGGCGAAGGCGACAAAGGCGGCAGCCGCGAAGCCGCGCAGCAGGATGGCCTTGAGATAAGCGACGAAACCGCGGCGGTCGCGCGCCCCGAAGCGCTCGCCATTGAGGACCTGTGCGGCGTTCTCGAACCCGTCGAGCAAGAGGGCGGTGAAGACGAAGATCTGGTAGATGATGCCGTTCGCAGCCAGCACGACTTCGCCGCGTTCCGCGCTCAAGCGGGTGAGGGTGGCGAGGGCGACCATCAGGATGACCGTGCGCAGGAACAGGTCGCG is a window of Erythrobacter sp. HKB08 DNA encoding:
- a CDS encoding diguanylate cyclase produces the protein MQSQIVGLVTPLMALVFVAVFLLLWWRGQMGNHVLGFAGSYAFFAIGFTVTHVFDVTSPYLFHSTQLFYTLGTVSVIWGAVTRVGQETPFGALALVYAISAATLAVSVGVSSDVAPRLYIVNTGYGIMFTLGAMALVRSRRRELFDTLVIIFFALSAINFFVRPVLTLLIEQNIPAADYRESIYYSVLNLALTIMSLVTAITLFGACVSDLLGSVKDRANRDGLTGLRNRQSFEHEVQLKMERARNANVPLALVVADIDHFKQVNDLWGHQTGDSAIAQFGRLIEGQIRDADISGRIGGEEFCILVWNCDEQAAERLATRIRKIFAIEQIDGMPKHMRLTASFGVAGLQPGERYPGWFARADEALYAAKEGGRDMVVAASDERVADLEDGDSVPAWVAAA
- a CDS encoding M28 family peptidase; translation: MNKSLLALTALSLSLAATTTAQADDHGSMTLEQMANAALTQDTIAWDFVEGITTEVGPRQAGTEAEKRGRDWAVAWLKEQGFRNVADEPFEMETWVPGDLHKAEILSPFPQPLVVQPLGGTASTGPDGITAEVVYFRNVAELMAAPDGSLAGKIAFISHSMTPTQDGSQYGFAGPARWVGSGIAASKGAVATVIKSVGTDYHRNPHTGGAGFPEGVAPTPAGALSLPDAANLERMFARADGQPITMKLTLTPQQLGTTLSGNVVGEIVGRDPSLPPVLIACHIDSWWNGTGAFDDGAGCGIVSAAALHVSHTGQPLRTIRVLMAGAEETGLWGSKAYSAAHIDEPIAVGLESDFGADRIWRFESNFRESNPELHAKLAAAVARFGVANSTNVASGGADINIARDQGTAIIDLQQDGTRYFDLHHTPDDTLDKIDPVQLRQNVAVWTQVVGILANEPGPIKPAE